catcttttgtcctaccctcccatggcagcggggtcctaatggaaattaagggatattaaggcatccttttaatagagtaccagaccaaagcattagcacttagtgaatacatgaactcctcaaactatgggcatcaccgagaagtatcccgattattgtcacttcggggttgtcggatcataacacataataggtgactacagacttgcaagataggaccaagaactcacatatattcatgaaaacataataggttaagatcaGAAAtattggcactcgggccctagtgacaagcattaggcatagcaaagtcatagcaacatcaatctcggaacatagtggatactagggatcaaaccctaacaaaactaacttgattacatggtaaatctcatccaacccatcaccgtccagcaagcctatgatggaattactcacacacgacggtgagcatcatgaaattggtgatggaggatggttcatgatgacgacgacgacgaatccccctctctggagccccgaacggactccagatcagccctcccaagagagattagggcttggcggcggctccgtattgtaaaacatgatggaactttctctctgattttttttcgccGCAAaaacaaatatatggagttggagttgaggtcggtggacgtccaggggggccatgaggcaggggcgcgcccaaggggaggtggcacgccccccaccctcgtggacatggtgtgggccccctggccttggttctttcgccagtatttttatattttcccaaaATAATCTCcgaggagtttcaggtcattccgagaacttttgtttctgcacaaagataacaccatggcaattctgctgaaaacagcatcagtacgggttagttccattcaaatcatgcaagttagagtccaaaacaagggcaaaagtgtttggaaaagtagatatgacagagacgtatcaaagcACAATGGGGataacctctcctctctctcggtggcgctgaAGTACCATCGGGAGggaaatcatcaccgcggtgatcatcttcatcaacatcaccatcatcatcatcctcctcatctcttttacgtggtccactctcccgcaccccgctgtaatccctacttgaagatggtgctttatgccacatatttttatccaatgacgtgttgccatcctatgatgttttgagtagatatcctttgtccctgggttgattgatgatctagattggtatgcgttgtatgttttattttggtgttgtcctattgtgccctccgtgtcgcgcatgcatgagggattcccgctgtagggtgttgcaatacgttcatgattcgcttatagtgggttgcttgagtgacagaagcataaacccgagtaagggggttgttgcgtatgggataaaggggacttgatatgttaatgatatggttgggttttacctaaaTGATCTTTagaagttgcggatgcttgctagagttccaatcataagtgcatatatgatcctagaagagaaagtatgttagcttatgcctctccctcatatgaaattgcaataatgattaccgatcttgttaacaattgcttgggaaaattccgcacaccgacccatcattattccacactcgctatttataatacttaagtaatatattctaactttatgataacaacacctacttttatattttagctctccgatatcatacaaagttatcctcttcatacccacaccaTAGTTTtacttctcgtttctagttgggagcaaacgtttggtgtacgtagagtcatatcagtggcagataggacttaagagaatattgatcttacctttagctccttgtgggttttacactccatacttatcacttctatctttggaaattgctacgatgattccctgcacttaggGATTATCACCCCTAGATCAAGCCAACGACTCAAGACACCTAGATCAAGCCAGCAACATCAATACCCCTATATATCAAACCAATGAAATCAAGACCCTAAGCTCTGGTTGCAACCATTGGGACCTCGACCTCGTTATCCCCTAGTATATGAactgcaacaacaacaaaaagagcCAACTACTAGAACTCGCCACTGGCCAATAGTGGTTGAAACAAAGCTTTGAGGCTTGTGGCTCCACTCAGACGTGAAACAACTAAGCCCAAGCTCGTGAAGCTCATGACTTACTTATGCCATTTGCTAAAAACTAACAATTCACAAGGATATCACCTAATACAAGCAACCAAAATGTATCAAAGTAAACATCTAAAGTCTCAACACCTACTTGCAAATATTCATAGATGATTCATAGATAATTTCACccaacaaaataaaaaatacaAGTGTCAAGTCTTTGTGTAAACAATACCATAAAACACAACATCTCTCTATCCTTTGTTGGGTTATCTATCATGTCGATGCCAACCTGCCATCAATATATTCGAATGATTTGATTCGAGCCATACAAGATAATTTGTTTCACACTAATGTCACCCAGCCCTATCATTTCCTTTAACCATATGGCTCTGATCTGGACCATAAAAGTAGCTTCATTTAACATGTTTTATTTTAAATATGCATGCTTCTGGCAGCAATAGTCTTATTGTGTGTCAAAAACATGTGTATTTGTTTATAATTTAATGGTATTTTCtattgattttattattttagaGGACTTATCTATTTGTGCCTACGAGAATAAAACATAATCTTGTTTATGTTATCATGTGGTAAATTTTGCGAAACATAATCTCGAGGGACAGAAGGAACACAAATGGAGGAGTCATACCACCTCTTCGTAACTACTAATTGACTATTATTTATTTTAATGCCAAGTCATCTTTTCCTTGGGAACTAATTAATTTCTACGCAAACATCTTTATCTATGAAATCCACATCAATTTTTGACATATGTTTTACCTTTTTGCGTACATCATTTAAAAAAAAGTATACAATATGGTACCTCTTTCGGGACAATTACTAACTCACCAACTTATATATGTGTTCCTATGTCTAGAATGCAATACACATCACTTAGAACACATAGATAGAATGTTCTAGAGTGAGGGAAAGTGTGTAACTTAGAATCTACCGTGTTTGTTAATGCTCTCTTCTGCACTACTTTCTACTTAAGATCTCCCATAGAGAATAGTGGATATCATAATCCAGTACTATCATGAATCACAATGCAAAGCCAAATATGCATATTGCAAACACGACATAGTACTAATTGAGAAATAGAACATgctagtatcatattatgataccgtatcaCAATATGTATCACTATGTGTCATATAGAACAACAATAAATGAAATCATTTAAAACATTGACCTATAATATGTACTATGAAGTTAGTAACATGCACGAtactatgatactccccactatgagaAGCCTAATTTCTAATTTCTAATAGGTTAATACATTTCACTATTGTGGGCTGGTCCAACTCTGATGGGCAAAAACCCCACCGCAACAGGTTTTACCACACCGAACACGATGTTCATTATTGGCATGTAAAAGCCCGTCAACGAGATCTATACATATTTGACAAGCAAACTGCGAAAGCTCGTATGTTATGTTAGTTTGTACGGGTTTGCTCAAATGTCCATCAACGATTGTGTTTGCCGTGGATGATTTTTATTGTTTACATATTGACAGTAATGTTTCTAGAaggtattattgttgaatatgtacTATCTCAATGTGCCCATGCATAGAAGCCCATTTCAAAGTAACATTCATATTCATCCCAGAACTCATGTGcatctcaaacaaatacaaaatcaGTGCACTACAAGTCATATTtcacaaattgcaaattcatatgaCACATTTCACGTGAATCCGAAGTACCGCTTATTTATATATACTAGTAAATGCGTACGTgcgaaccaacctatggttggatggttaggacaaCAGtgatatccccagcccaccagggttcaagtcctgataCTTGCAtttatcctgaatttatttcagatgatatgtcggctgagtctctcggaggtgctcataagggtagggtgtgcgtatgtgcgttcataggagtgagtgtatgcgcgtatatatgagcgcttgagtGTTAAAAAAAAGTAaatgtgtacatgcaatgcacgttgATGTTAGGGACGAAATTATCTGCATGTTAATATATTAGGTAGGATATCAATTACATATTAATTATTTAATGATATGTTAATGTTGGATATGATACTAATTGCACAATAAATATGTTGAGCACTCACCGTTAGAGCAATTTagatcgttggattgacatgatttgataaTTATTAATTGAATTTGCCTCTTTGAGTCTTTTTATATTGGCTAGAACAATgcacgtgtgttgcaacgggatatAATTATTCTAATACAttagcttgtgatttacctgtcaataatagtgcgattgtgtaaataaatgttcattaaATTCTGTCCGTGAATTACCTCATATTTTGATTAAAATTTGATAAGTAAGTTAAAGTGGAATTGGTTTAGAAGgtaaggtgattgattatcatatacatgaAGGGTGGTGGGAAGAAAGTGAAATGGGAACTTTACATTTTTCTTTAGTAGAGAGATAAATGGACCGTCTCGGTGAAAGTACATTGGACTGATGCACAATCTCACCGTACAGTTAAGTGTTTTTTTTCAGCTTTGTTATATATTCTCGCCATTTTCCACCAGCTCATATGAAAGTTACGTGACGTGAAGGCTGTGATGCAATGGCCGACATGACAGATCGTGCGATGTGTCCGGTTTCTCTTTCGTCAAACACAACAAATCGTGATTAGAGGGGCCACTATAGCCAATAATGTTGGTGGATCGGAAGAGGCGGTGTGTAACTGTGTACTACTACTATGCTGTTGCATTTAGGGTTCACACAAAACTGTTCGGGATGTACGTACGTACTCCTACGTACAGGTCCATCTCCAATCAATCTGAAGAAGAACGAGAGCTAGCCTGCTACTAGTTTGAATGCCCATGCAGGGAGGGACCTCTACCTAATGCCACAGCTACATTTACTCCCACCTCAATTACCAGTGTAAAATGCGACGTGAATCTTCGGATCTCGGGTTCCAATGCACCTGAATTGAAaaaaataatttagaaaattcAAAAGGACTTGCAAAAATTCCGATTTTTTTAATCGAACATGATCATGTGTTACACTCGCGTGAAAAGTTTTGCGAATGAATGACTTTCATGGTGTTCTGTGCGGAAAAAACAAAATCAACACTATATAAAAGTTACTATTCATGTTTTTGTACtcacaattttttatttttttggcaaTGGAACCGGTCGAAGCTATTCCTTTGCAGAACTTTTTCCACGAGTTTAATACCGGATCCCTGTTTGATTTCAAAAAGTTGCAGGAGTTTTTCACTCTTTGAATTTCTAAATTATTTTTTCACATCCAGGTCCATTGGGACCAGAGTTTTACAAGTAGCTAGGTGCGTGAAAATATTAGAGCTGAAACAGTACTGTATGTTCAGAAGTGAGATTAACTGAAACAGTTTTTGTCCAAGAGTCAATTGTCTTTTGTCACAGCAGAAATGGCCCTCTTTTATATAAACAAATGATCCAATCATAAACATCTTTTGTCTAAGCTAGTAGAGTACAACGGGCGATGGCAAGGCATATCACTTGGAAAGATGCTAGCTACTAGTACAACACAAGCCTCTCTGGTTCTACTGCTAATCAATTAATAACTCTAGTTGCTAGTACTTCACTGATCTCTACTGTTGCATGCATGCCACCAGACAAGGGGATGGATCACTAGATCATCCAACATCTCAAACTCATCTGGTGCTTCAACTCAGTCACCACCCTGGCCAGCATTATTTCCTCCCCTGCTAATCACAAACGCAAAGAGAGAGAGCATATATACAGATCAGATTAGAACTAATCATCTGGGTAAAAAGATTATCGGAGTATCAAGTactgtattactatttttatattgcacaaagATGTGTGCATTGCACAGGATGCTACTAGTAATTAATTTTAGTTTCACAGTGGTATGATGCCTACTTTTACTGAAACTTAAGTGCAGAATCATGTCACTTTACCTAGACGTTGTCAAATGTAGGGTCCTCCCTTTCACTGCTGGAAGGAGCACATGTAGTTACTGAACATCACTTGATTGAACAGTTCGTGCCTTGGCTCACCTACTGTTTGCATCatgtagctgctgctgctgctgccgttgTCCTGGGAAATCATGCACACATGGGCAGCCTCATCAGCACGGCAGGCATGTACATTCAACAGTGCTTTGGAATTGGGTCCTGAATGATCGAtcatgtagagagagagagagagagagagagagagaaagtggcCAAACCTGGGTGCCTTGAAGTGAGtagggtggggaggaggaggaggtgcctgTGTCCATCATGGCCTGAGATGGAGCTGGGCTAGATGATCTGTTCATGGGAGGACCAGTAGGCAATGCCGCTGCCTCATGGAACATGCCTTCAATCTTCTGAAACAACAAAGTTATTCTCAAAAGGTGTAAGTTTTTGAATAAGAAAGATAGAGAAAAATATATGGTCTATCACAATGATTATATTTATTTGAGCTTGCATATTGATTAACCCATGCATACTTGTGATTGGTCACTGAGGGCAGCCCCACTCTCCATGCCAAAACCATACACCACAGGGCTCAGGGAAGCAATCCTCATGGACAGGAACTGAATGACAAATGAGAACTTGTTAATTAACTTGAGTGcttttcctatatataaatattgatTGATAGTTTTTTCTAACTTGGGTACCTCAACTTGGTTTTGCAGTGACTGCACATAGTTGATGATCTCATCCAAAATGAGAGCCTTACCAGTGACCTATACACAAATCAGTGCACATTTTTCCTTCCAAAGTTAGTACCCCATGCCATGCACAACAAGTTATTTCAAGTGCAGTGGTGATTCTAATTAGGAATGGTCAACTAACTTATAACCTTGTCACAGCCAGGGACCAGGGACTGCAGCATCCTCATCCTCTCACTGATCCTCTCCCTCCTCACCTGAAGCAAGAAAACAAAATGCCACAGCATATGAGTAACAAAAACAGGCCCCAAAAACAAAAGCTAAGATAGCTACAACCACACAAGAGAAAAGATAGTGAAGAAGAGCAGTACCCTCTCTGAAAGGCTGTGGCTATCTGTTGCCTGCCCTCTCCTCGCCCTCACATGGATGTACCCCTTtggttcctcttcctcctc
Above is a window of Triticum dicoccoides isolate Atlit2015 ecotype Zavitan chromosome 5B, WEW_v2.0, whole genome shotgun sequence DNA encoding:
- the LOC119311067 gene encoding transcription factor bHLH137-like isoform X2, with protein sequence MAGFSHLPQQMEYGLTNAGSFLLCHGNPEDAAASLEGSSGVLDTPLVATASVEKKRKPKEDTASLNSAHSKETKESTRKRGGKKQGKEVDEEEEEPKGYIHVRARRGQATDSHSLSERVRRERISERMRMLQSLVPGCDKVTGKALILDEIINYVQSLQNQVEFLSMRIASLSPVVYGFGMESGAALSDQSQIEGMFHEAAALPTGPPMNRSSSPAPSQAMMDTGTSSSSPPYSLQGTQDNGSSSSSYMMQTVGEPRHELFNQVMFSNYMCSFQQ
- the LOC119311067 gene encoding transcription factor bHLH137-like isoform X1; this translates as MAGFSHLPQQMEYGLTNAGSFLLCHGNPEDAAASLEGSSGVLDTPLVATASVEKKRKPKEDTASLNSAHSKETKESTRKRGGKKQGKEVDEEEEEPKGYIHVRARRGQATDSHSLSERVRRERISERMRMLQSLVPGCDKVTGKALILDEIINYVQSLQNQVEFLSMRIASLSPVVYGFGMESGAALSDQSQKIEGMFHEAAALPTGPPMNRSSSPAPSQAMMDTGTSSSSPPYSLQGTQDNGSSSSSYMMQTVGEPRHELFNQVMFSNYMCSFQQ